The Thermosynechococcus sp. CL-1 genomic interval AAACCCTCAACCAATTGCTGACGGAAATGGATGGCTTTGAGGGGAATACGGGCATCATTATTATTGCCGCGACAAATCGTCCGGATGTTTTAGATGCAGCGCTGTTGCGTCCGGGGCGTTTTGACCGTCAAGTGGTGGTGGATCGTCCTGATTACAAGGGTCGCCTCGATATTCTCAAAGTCCATGCCCGTGGCAAAACCCTCGCTAAGGACGTGGATCTCGACAAAATTGCGCGGCGGACGCCGGGCTTTACCGGTGCGGATCTCGCGAACTTGCTCAATGAAGCGGCCATTCTGGCAGCTCGCCGCAACCTGACTGAAATCTCGATGGATGAGATTAACGATGCCATCGATCGCGTCCTCGCGGGCCCTGAGAAAAAAGACCGCGTCATGAGCGATCGCCGCAAGAAGTTAGTCGCCTACCATGAGGCGGGTCATGCCCTTGTCGGTGCCCTGATGCCCGACTACGATCCTGTCCAAAAAGTGAGCATCATTCCCCGCGGGCGGGCAGGTGGTCTGACTTGGTTTACCCCCAACGAAGATCAGATGGATTCGGGTCTCTATAGCCGTGCCTACCTGCAAAACCAAATGGCTGTTGCCTTGGGGGGTCGCATCGCGGAAGAAATTGTCTTTGGCGAAGATGAGGTGACAACGGGTGCCTCAAACGACCTGCAACAGGTGGCACGGGTGGCGCGGCAAATGGTGACGCGCTTTGGCATGAGCGATCGCCTAGGACCTGTGGCCTTGGGACGGCAAACCGGGAATGTCTTCCTTGGCCGCGACATTATGGCAGAACGGGACTTCTCCGAGGAAACGGCTGCCACCATTGATGACGAAGTGCGCAATCTCGTCGAGCAAGCCTATCGCCGTGCCAAAGAGGTCTTGGTGAACAACCGCCATGTCCTTGACCAAATTGCCCAAGTGCTGATTGAAAAAGAAACGATCGATGCTGAGGAACTCCAAGGCATCTTGGATCGCAACGATGTGAAGATGGCAACGATTCCCTAGGCTTGCCCTTTGCGATCGCCCCAAGGGTCGTGCTAATGTAGTATTCCTTGGGACTGCGGGCATGGTTTAATGGTAAAACCCTAGCCTTCCAAGCTAGAGACGCGGGTTCGATTCCCGCTGCCCGCTTAACACTCAACTCCTTGAAGAACCTGCATTTTGGCGTATGGCAAAGACTCTGGGATGCTCTTTCAAAGTCTCAAAATAGGCTCAAACTGGATTTAGCACCCTATTCTATTGGTGGCCTATGGCTAGGGTAGCGCTTCTGGATTGATGAATGATTCTCACTGAAAATCTCAATGTCCTCTGGGCGAGCGTCCTCTTTGAAACCCTCTATCGCTTGGGACTGCGGACAGTCGTT includes:
- the ftsH3 gene encoding ATP-dependent zinc metalloprotease FtsH3, translated to MNKQWRNAGLYVLLAIVVLALATAFFDRQPTTKQTWPYSEFIQQVESKQITKVSITPDRSQAQAITQDGTRVLVNLPNDPELLDILTTNNVDIAVLPQSNDGFWFRALSSLLVPIGLLVLLFFLLRRAQAGPGNQAMNFGKSRARVQMEPQTQVTFNDVAGIDQAKLELGEVVEFLKYADRFTEVGAKIPKGVLLVGPPGTGKTLLARAVAGEAGVPFFSISGSEFVEMFVGVGASRVRDLFEQAKANAPCIVFIDEIDAVGRQRGAGLGGGNDEREQTLNQLLTEMDGFEGNTGIIIIAATNRPDVLDAALLRPGRFDRQVVVDRPDYKGRLDILKVHARGKTLAKDVDLDKIARRTPGFTGADLANLLNEAAILAARRNLTEISMDEINDAIDRVLAGPEKKDRVMSDRRKKLVAYHEAGHALVGALMPDYDPVQKVSIIPRGRAGGLTWFTPNEDQMDSGLYSRAYLQNQMAVALGGRIAEEIVFGEDEVTTGASNDLQQVARVARQMVTRFGMSDRLGPVALGRQTGNVFLGRDIMAERDFSEETAATIDDEVRNLVEQAYRRAKEVLVNNRHVLDQIAQVLIEKETIDAEELQGILDRNDVKMATIP